The following proteins are encoded in a genomic region of Triticum dicoccoides isolate Atlit2015 ecotype Zavitan chromosome 1B, WEW_v2.0, whole genome shotgun sequence:
- the LOC119348815 gene encoding uncharacterized protein LOC119348815 — protein sequence MTTIIDTLQMMSEAAPGGLERTEWLEVVALGDVVSRQATVTGMVWSGDLPGVETLKENIAAYFNALQGFLLAYHGSTIGAGPTLHKYITSSAKGVVDASFSLFKLAVSAYVSATTRRPGRANTAGH from the exons ATGACGACCATCATCGACACCCTCCAG ATGATGTCGGAGGCGGCTCCCGGTGGACTGGAGCGGACAGAGTGGTTGGAGGTCGTCGCGCTCGGCGATGTGGTGTCCAGGCAGGCCACCGTCA CTGGGATGGTCTGGAGCGGAGACTTGCCTGGTGTGGAAAcgctcaaggagaacattgctgcgTATTTCAATGCCCTGCAGGGTTTCCTTTTGGCCTATCATGGAAGCACGATCGGTGCCGGTCCTACGCTTCACAAGTATATCACTAGTTCTGCAAAAGGCGTGGTGGATGCCAGCTTCTCGTTGTTCAAGCTAGCTGTTTCCGCCTATG TATCGGCGACAACAAGAAGGCCTGGAAGAGCGAACACTGCAG GGCACTGA